TTTATTATATGCTTCTTTATTTTCTAGTAAAGCATCTAACTCTTTTAAACATTTTTCTATTTCTTCCTCTATTTTTTCTAATGGAAAATACATTTCTCTCAAATTTATATGGGCACCTTCATTTCTAATAATATTCAAATATTCGTATTTTTTATAGAAATCATATAACTCTTTATGACCATACCTAGATGATTCCTCTAAGAAATCTTTTTTTATTCTTTGCTCTGCCTCTTTATTAGGCATATCTTTTTCAATTAACATTTTTAATATCAAATCCCACAATAAAAAAAGTGCTTGAGCAAAATTATTGAAACCTAGTTGATTTCTTACAGTTTCTTTAGCTTTTAAATATTTATTTGTTCCTTTATATATATATTTTTCTTTGATAAAATTTAATATATCTTCTTCTATTTTATTTTCTACAAAATGAAAATTTTCAATTTCATTTTTCATCTTATCAACTATAGAAATCTGATTAAAATTGTATACTTTCGAAATCTTCTCCATCAGTTTTTTTAATTCAACATTTATATCAATTTTTTCATCAAATTTATTATATGATTTAAATTCATCAACTGTTTTAAATAAATTCATTACTGAATTTACTCTATCTAAATCTTTTACGTCTACTATTCCTTTTTTTATTATTGGGATATATACTAACTTTTTTATTCTAATCATTCCCAAAAGCTCTAAACAATGTAAATTTATATAGTTCAAAAAGCTAATATCTCTGAAAGAAAATGTAAAGTCATAAGTTATAGAGTACTTCTTACCTCCCCTAATTAACTTTTCAGCTATTTTTTCAAAATATTTATTTCTTTCAATTTCAGAAAAAGAATTATCTATCACAATTGCTTCAAATTTTTTATCTAATTTTTTTAATTCCTTATTTAAAGTTTCTTCAAATTCTTTCTCTGGAATATCAATTGTTATATCATTTTCTCTTTTTATATCAAGCTTTTCTTCTAATATCCAATTATCAATAAATTTATTCCAAGCATTTGAATAGAGTCCTATTAAAAATATCTTCTCAAACTTAGCATCTTTCATTAAAGCTTTGAATGAAAATCTAGTTGATAAATTTTGTTTTTTATAACTCACTACTTCATAATTATTGGCATTCCCTATATTTACTATTAAAACCTCAGAATATTTTTCTTTTTTTGTATTTTGATAAAAATTTTCTTCTATAGTTTTATGTAATATTTCATAACTAACACCTTTCATACTATAAGGATGAACTATACTATTTCTTATATTTCTTAAATTAGATAAATTAGTTGCTTCATATTTTGCTATAATTCCTAAAGGTTCATTTGATAACTCTAAATGATAGTCTAATAAAGTATCTTTTTCTAGTGTCTTTGATAATAATTTTCTCCACTGTTCTATTTTAGTTTCTATAATTTTTCTTTGTATATAAACTGTATACTGCCATTTTTTACTTTTAAAATTTTTTAAAGATTCAACTAATTCACTTGTTAAATTATATTGTGTATAAACATATATCTTTTTTAATATATATTTTAATTTGTTATCTTTTAAACGTCCCATAAATTTCATTGGACAAGCATACTTTGAAAAAGCACTTATTTCATCAGTGTAATCTAATTTATCTAAAAAATCTTTTAACGATATAGTTTCATAGATTTTTCTATCTCTATCTTTCTCCTTTGTATACAATATTTCTATATTATTTTTTTTATAATTTTTTCCAACAATCAAATTTAAAAGTTGAACTACAAAAATAGGAAGATCTCTTTTTCCACCAGTTATATCTACCCATATTTTTTCTGAATTCATCATCAATTCTTGTAGTTCATAAATATAATCTATCATTTCTTTCTTTGCTAAATCTTCTTCAAAATATTTTATTATAATTTTATCTTTTAATTTTTCATCATTTAGAAAAAACTCTTTTATAGTTTCTAAATCTGGAATTTCTTTTAGAAACTCCAGATTTTCCTCACATGCTTTTTCACCATAATATTTTAAATACATTAACTTATATAAAAAATCCCATGAGCTATTAGAATTACCAAAACATATAATTTTATCAAATTCTATCTCTTGAAAATAAACTTCTAAGAAATATTTATTAAGATGCATTTGATTATTAAATATACATGATGCATTTTGAGATTTTTCATTAAGTTTATTTCCCAATGAAAACATTAATATATTACTCATTTTCATCTCCATCATTTCTATCATCTGAAATTTTACTTATTCTTATATCTTTTTCATCACTACCATTAATACAAAGTAAAATTGCATATAAAAGATTCTTATTTTTTTCTTTTTCTTCAAACTCTATTCTAGAAATTATTTCTATTTTTAAATCAATTAACTTCTCTATTAATACATATAATTTTTTAAAAAATATTATTTAATGAAAGTCTTCTTAAAAGTTCTTCATCATTCTTATAAAATTCTCTATATCTAAAAACTGAATATATAAGTTCCAAAATATATGTAATACCTAAAATTTGCCATCTTTTTTGATTATCCACTCCATTTTTTAATTTATTTTCTAATACATCTATACTATTTTCAAAATAATTAATCAATAATTCTTTATTAATATTAAATATAAAATCTCTATTTTTCCAAATAGCTTTAGATAATATTTCCACTTTTTCTTCAAAATTTAAACTACTTTTTTCTATACTATTAAATAATTTTTTACTATATTCATTATTTAAATTACCTAACCCGTAACCTATAAATTTTATAATATTATTTTTTCTTATAGTTTTTATTTTTTCTTTTTCTATAATATCTAAGGCAATGTTATAATAATCTTCTCCTAAATCTTTTGATATTAATGATAATATATAAAATATATATCCTTTGTCTTCTATAACATTATACATTTCTACTAAAAATTTACTTATATCCTTTAGATATTCTTTAAAATCTTTTGGACAAGTAAAATCTTCTATACTCTTTCCATCTGCAAATAAGGTATGTAATAAAAAAATTAAACTTCCATTGTATATAGGGTTTATTCCTCCAAGTATTTTATTAACTCCTTTTTTTACCCCCATTATTTCATAATCAACATATTTTTTATTAGAAACTTTGATATTTATTGCTCTATAATGCCCTTTATGATTTTCTATATTAAACTCTATTTGATTCAAATAAGAATTACAATCTTCTGGAATTAAAAATTTATCTTGATAAATAAAAAGAATCTTATAACTTTCTTTTCCTATTATATCTGCATTTGTCTTTATAAAAAGTTCTCCATTTTTATCTGTTTTCCATAAGTTCACAATATTTTCTAATTTATAATCACTTACTCCTTTAGTCTTTTTCTTTACAAAAAAAGATATTGTTTTATTTTCTTTCATTATTTTTAATTCTTCTTCATTAAAAAATAACTTTAACCTAATATGTTCTTCATTTAATGTATTTAAATTTATATTATATTTTTCATATGGAATATATAAATTTTTACTTATATAGTCATCTTTTAATATAAGAGAATTTCCTTTTAATAAATCTAGATTTATATTTTCTGTATTTAATAAACACCAATTAGTAAAACTTAAAAACAAATATTCTTTATTAGAAATTATCTTTTGAATTTCAGGATTATCCCAATCTTCTCTATCTGGAAATTGTGGATATTTTAAATTCTTATATTCATATTCTTTTCTTTCTTCCCAAACAACTTTAACTCTTGTAAATTCTTTTGATTTAACTGGTGTAAAATATAATTCATAGGGGTCATCTGAGCCATAAGTATATGATAATTCTAACTTACATTCTATATCTTCTTTTAAAGTATTTCTATGTTTTACAAATGCTTCATATATAATCTCTTCATTTTGATCTTCTCCAACCAATGTAAATTTATGTTCATCTTTACCCTTTATTAAAGTAATATGCTCTTTTACTGGTATTGACTGCCTTTGATTATATGTAGGTAAAATAGCTTCTTTTGCTTTTATTAAATCAAATCTTCCATACATTTTCTTTATTCCTAAATAAGGTAAATAATCTTTCCATAAGATTACTTCATTTTTTTTATCTTTATTCAATTCATTTAGAATTTTATGATATCTACTGCAACCTACAACTAGTTCTTCTAACTTTAAATTAGTAAAAGTTTTATAATAGTTTTCATTTATTTCTAGATTATTTTTTAATGTTATTATATGAAGATTTTCTTTAGTAATTTCTTGATTATTCTTTAATATCTCATCTACTATTTCACTTATATCTATTTTATTATTTTTAATTGAATCAACCATTTCAGAAGTTATTTCAAAGATTTTATTATTATTTAAAATTAATTTTAATTTTTCAAATCCTTTTATTAAATCTTCTATTTCCCCTAAGCTATATAATTCTTCTAATGCTAAATTGTCAATTTTTAAAATTTCTTCTAACTTTTGAAAAAAAGAATTATCTATTTCTTTTTTATTAGTCCAATGTCTTTCCCAAATAAAATTGGAATAACTCTCTTCTTCTTTTCCTCTTAATAAAGTAAATGTTATTTTTTTATTTACTATATCAAAGATTAAGATATTTTCATTATTTTTATACTCATTTTTAAATATCTCATTATCATCTAAAGCATAAACACTAGCTATACTTCTTGGAAGTATTCTTACTTTTTTATAAGATAATCTTAATTTCTTACTTAATGTACTTACTTGAAATGGGTCTAGTATATCAGGAAATGTCGTATTTAAAATATTTGATTTTATATTTCTT
This portion of the Fusobacterium periodonticum 1_1_41FAA genome encodes:
- a CDS encoding TM1812 family CRISPR-associated protein; the protein is MSNILMFSLGNKLNEKSQNASCIFNNQMHLNKYFLEVYFQEIEFDKIICFGNSNSSWDFLYKLMYLKYYGEKACEENLEFLKEIPDLETIKEFFLNDEKLKDKIIIKYFEEDLAKKEMIDYIYELQELMMNSEKIWVDITGGKRDLPIFVVQLLNLIVGKNYKKNNIEILYTKEKDRDRKIYETISLKDFLDKLDYTDEISAFSKYACPMKFMGRLKDNKLKYILKKIYVYTQYNLTSELVESLKNFKSKKWQYTVYIQRKIIETKIEQWRKLLSKTLEKDTLLDYHLELSNEPLGIIAKYEATNLSNLRNIRNSIVHPYSMKGVSYEILHKTIEENFYQNTKKEKYSEVLIVNIGNANNYEVVSYKKQNLSTRFSFKALMKDAKFEKIFLIGLYSNAWNKFIDNWILEEKLDIKRENDITIDIPEKEFEETLNKELKKLDKKFEAIVIDNSFSEIERNKYFEKIAEKLIRGGKKYSITYDFTFSFRDISFLNYINLHCLELLGMIRIKKLVYIPIIKKGIVDVKDLDRVNSVMNLFKTVDEFKSYNKFDEKIDINVELKKLMEKISKVYNFNQISIVDKMKNEIENFHFVENKIEEDILNFIKEKYIYKGTNKYLKAKETVRNQLGFNNFAQALFLLWDLILKMLIEKDMPNKEAEQRIKKDFLEESSRYGHKELYDFYKKYEYLNIIRNEGAHINLREMYFPLEKIEEEIEKCLKELDALLENKEAYNKSFLQYEKDVKKK